One segment of Pseudomonas sp. FP2196 DNA contains the following:
- the tssE gene encoding type VI secretion system baseplate subunit TssE, with the protein MDGYGSLFERLNGDAEQRKGRSLEASAMASVAAHLAKMLSTRAGSVQTLSDYGLPDLNDMRLSLHDSLSQARLAIENFIEAYEPRLSNVRVISLPRDHDQLRLAFSIEGLLEVEGFKRQVSFSARLDGSGQVKVN; encoded by the coding sequence ATGGACGGATACGGCAGTCTTTTCGAACGCCTCAATGGCGACGCGGAACAGCGCAAGGGCAGGAGCCTCGAAGCTTCGGCCATGGCGTCTGTGGCTGCCCATCTGGCCAAAATGCTCAGCACCCGGGCCGGCAGCGTGCAAACGCTGTCCGACTACGGGTTGCCCGATCTCAATGACATGCGTCTGAGCCTGCACGACTCCCTGAGTCAGGCCCGGCTGGCCATCGAAAACTTCATCGAAGCCTACGAGCCACGCCTGAGCAATGTGCGTGTCATTTCCCTGCCGCGTGACCACGATCAACTGCGCCTGGCCTTCAGTATCGAAGGCCTGCTGGAAGTTGAAGGTTTCAAGCGTCAGGTCAGTTTTTCCGCGCGCCTGGATGGCAGCGGACAAGTGAAGGTCAACTAA
- the tssF gene encoding type VI secretion system baseplate subunit TssF — translation MSFNHYYQSELTALRQLGRRFAERSPALAPYLGQAGRDPDVERLLEGFAFLTGRLRQKLDDELPELSHSLMQLLWPNYMRPLPAFSILQFDPLKRSGPALVVERDTPVESKPIEDVRCRFRTCYPTEVLPLDLAALNYSVKGDGSLLSLRLEMSADGHLGELELSKLRLHFAGERYISQMLYLSLLRNLEGIELIPLDGAGKPIDGVSGKPMAFKIPGDRVKPVGFAEEEALIPYPLNTFRGYRYLQEYFAFQDKFLFVDVNGLDILKALPEDTLKQMRGLELRFDIRKSGIMRMRPTLDNVKLFCTPIANLFAHDALPIRLDGKQDEYLLLPAEYDLENCGVFSVETVTGWKPGGLGYQEYVPFESFEHDPSFDVPNSRPHYSIRQRSSLLHDGLDTYLSFGIRHTEAHETLSIELMCTNQNLPRKLKLGDICMACEETPEFLSFRNITPATSSFAPPLNRDFLWKLISNMSLNYLSLADVNALKVILETYDLPRYYDQHAEKVSKRLLGGLKHIKHHHVDRLHRGLPVRGLRTELTIDPEGYIGEGDLFVFASVLNEFFALYASLNSFHELRVKSTQGEVYQWTPRMGLQPLL, via the coding sequence GTGTCCTTTAACCACTACTACCAAAGCGAACTCACCGCACTGCGCCAACTCGGTCGCCGTTTCGCCGAGCGTAGTCCGGCGTTGGCGCCGTATCTGGGGCAGGCCGGGCGGGATCCGGATGTGGAGCGGTTGCTCGAAGGCTTTGCGTTTCTCACCGGGCGTCTGCGGCAGAAGCTCGATGACGAACTGCCGGAGCTCAGTCATTCCCTGATGCAATTGCTGTGGCCGAACTACATGCGCCCGCTGCCGGCGTTCAGCATTTTGCAGTTCGATCCGCTCAAGCGTTCGGGCCCGGCGCTGGTGGTCGAGCGCGATACGCCGGTGGAAAGCAAGCCGATCGAAGACGTGCGCTGCCGCTTCCGCACCTGCTACCCGACCGAGGTGTTGCCGCTGGATCTGGCCGCGCTGAACTACTCGGTGAAGGGCGACGGTTCGTTGCTCAGCCTGCGTCTGGAAATGAGCGCCGACGGCCATCTCGGCGAGTTGGAGCTGAGCAAACTGCGGCTGCACTTTGCCGGTGAGCGCTACATCAGTCAGATGCTTTACCTGAGCCTGCTGCGCAACCTCGAAGGCATAGAACTGATCCCGCTCGACGGCGCCGGCAAGCCGATTGATGGCGTCAGCGGCAAACCGATGGCGTTCAAAATTCCCGGTGACCGGGTCAAACCGGTGGGCTTTGCCGAAGAAGAAGCGTTGATTCCGTATCCGCTGAACACCTTCCGTGGTTATCGCTACCTGCAGGAATACTTCGCCTTTCAGGACAAGTTCCTGTTCGTCGACGTCAACGGTCTGGACATCCTCAAGGCACTGCCGGAAGACACCCTCAAGCAGATGCGCGGTCTGGAGTTGCGCTTTGATATCCGCAAGAGCGGCATCATGCGCATGCGCCCGACCCTGGATAACGTGAAGCTGTTCTGCACGCCGATTGCCAACCTGTTCGCGCACGACGCATTGCCGATTCGCCTCGACGGCAAGCAAGACGAATACCTGCTGCTGCCAGCGGAATACGATCTGGAAAACTGCGGCGTGTTCTCGGTGGAAACCGTGACGGGATGGAAGCCCGGTGGCCTCGGTTATCAGGAATACGTGCCGTTCGAATCCTTCGAGCACGACCCGAGTTTCGACGTGCCCAACAGCCGTCCGCATTACAGCATTCGCCAGCGTTCGTCCTTGCTGCACGACGGCCTCGACACTTACCTGAGCTTCGGCATTCGCCACACAGAAGCCCACGAAACCCTGTCGATCGAGCTGATGTGCACCAACCAGAATTTGCCGCGCAAGCTCAAGCTCGGCGACATCTGCATGGCCTGCGAAGAGACTCCGGAGTTCCTGAGTTTCCGCAACATCACCCCGGCCACTTCAAGCTTCGCGCCGCCGCTGAACCGTGACTTCCTGTGGAAGCTGATCAGCAACATGTCGCTTAACTATCTGTCGCTGGCGGACGTCAATGCGTTGAAGGTGATTCTGGAAACCTACGACCTGCCGCGCTACTACGACCAGCACGCGGAGAAGGTCAGCAAGCGCCTGCTCGGCGGCCTCAAACACATCAAGCACCACCACGTCGATCGGTTGCACCGTGGCCTGCCGGTGCGCGGTTTGCGCACCGAACTGACCATCGACCCGGAAGGGTATATCGGTGAAGGCGACCTGTTCGTTTTCGCTTCGGTTCTTAACGAGTTTTTCGCGCTTTACGCCAGTCTCAATTCATTCCATGAGCTGCGGGTAAAAAGCACACAGGGAGAGGTGTACCAATGGACACCACGTATGGGTCTGCAACCCCTGCTTTAA
- the tssH gene encoding type VI secretion system ATPase TssH produces the protein MINVDLQQLIQALDAETRRDLERSAERCVARGGSKILVEDLMLGLLERPNGLLARALQDADVDAGELSAALQSRVEHSASRNPVFAPELVQWLQDALLVANLELGQTQVEDAALILALLRNPMRYAGSRYQPLLAKLNIDRLKEFALSQQEQPAANGKPAAQGESLLQRFTHNLTQQARDGKLDPVLCRDGAIRQMVDILARRRKNNPIVVGEAGVGKTAIVEGLASRIAAGEVPQVLKGVELLSLDMGLLQAGASVKGEFERRLKGVIDEVKASPKPIILFIDEAHTLIGAGGNAGGSDAANLLKPALARGELRTIAATTWAEYKKYFEKDPALARRFQPVQLHEPTVSEAVTILRGLAQVYEKSHGIYLRDDAVVSAAELSARYLAGRQLPDKAVDVLDTACARVRISLAAAPESLERLRGELAEGGRQRQALRRDAEAGLLIDHEALEALEARLDEAENEMVALETLWTEQKQLAERLLELRQQLAKAREAAAVEPTVNVEEDAEGTVIETIAAEVEEGQSVEALEAELNKTHSELTAAQVKERLVSFEVCPRLVAEVISAWTGVPLAQLAREHNAKVASFATDLRTRIRGQEQAVHALDRSMRATAAGLNKPDAPVGVFLLVGPSGVGKTETALALADLLYGGDRFITTINMSEFQEKHTVSRLIGAPPGYVGYGEGGMLTEAVRQKPYSVVLLDEVEKADPDVLNLFYQIFDKGVANDGEGREIDFRNTLILMTSNLGSDKISDLCEDGARPTAEVLEETIRPVLSKHFKPALLARMKVVPYYPVGGPVLRELIEIKLGRLGERLNRRQLDFSWCQNLVDHLSERCTQSESGARLIDHLLDQHVLPLVADRLLDAMATGESLKRVHATLDGNASVMCEFA, from the coding sequence ATGATCAACGTAGACCTGCAACAACTCATCCAGGCGCTGGACGCCGAAACCCGTCGTGATCTGGAGCGTTCGGCCGAGCGTTGCGTTGCCCGTGGCGGCAGCAAGATCCTCGTCGAAGACTTGATGCTCGGCCTGCTGGAGCGTCCAAACGGCTTGCTCGCACGCGCGTTGCAAGATGCTGACGTCGACGCCGGTGAGCTGAGTGCAGCGCTGCAATCGCGCGTTGAACACAGCGCTTCGCGCAACCCGGTGTTCGCCCCGGAACTGGTGCAATGGCTGCAAGACGCCTTGCTGGTGGCCAACCTCGAACTGGGCCAGACCCAGGTCGAAGACGCCGCGCTGATCCTCGCCCTGCTGCGTAACCCGATGCGTTATGCCGGCAGCCGTTATCAGCCGCTGCTCGCCAAGCTGAACATCGATCGCCTGAAAGAATTTGCCCTGTCGCAACAGGAGCAACCGGCGGCCAACGGCAAACCGGCCGCGCAGGGCGAATCGCTGTTGCAGCGTTTCACCCACAACCTGACCCAACAGGCCCGTGACGGCAAACTCGACCCGGTGCTGTGCCGTGATGGTGCGATCCGTCAGATGGTCGATATCCTCGCCCGTCGCCGCAAAAACAACCCGATCGTGGTCGGTGAGGCCGGTGTCGGTAAAACCGCCATCGTCGAGGGCCTGGCCTCGCGCATTGCTGCCGGCGAAGTGCCGCAAGTGCTCAAAGGCGTTGAGCTGCTGTCGCTGGACATGGGCCTGTTGCAGGCTGGCGCCAGCGTCAAAGGTGAATTCGAGCGTCGCCTCAAAGGCGTGATCGACGAGGTCAAAGCCTCGCCGAAGCCGATCATTCTGTTCATCGACGAAGCCCACACCCTGATCGGCGCCGGCGGCAATGCCGGTGGTTCCGACGCGGCCAACCTGCTGAAACCGGCACTGGCTCGCGGTGAACTGCGCACCATCGCCGCGACCACCTGGGCCGAGTACAAGAAATACTTCGAGAAAGACCCGGCGCTGGCCCGTCGTTTCCAACCGGTGCAACTGCACGAACCGACCGTCAGCGAAGCAGTGACCATCCTTCGTGGTCTGGCTCAGGTCTACGAGAAGAGCCACGGCATCTACTTGCGTGATGACGCGGTGGTGTCTGCTGCCGAACTGTCTGCGCGTTATCTGGCTGGTCGGCAACTGCCGGACAAAGCCGTCGACGTCCTCGACACTGCGTGCGCCCGCGTGCGCATCAGCCTCGCCGCCGCCCCGGAAAGCCTTGAGCGTCTGCGTGGCGAACTGGCTGAAGGGGGCCGTCAGCGTCAGGCCCTGCGCCGCGATGCCGAAGCCGGTCTGTTGATCGACCACGAAGCGCTGGAAGCACTGGAAGCGCGTCTGGACGAAGCCGAAAACGAAATGGTCGCGCTGGAAACCCTGTGGACTGAGCAGAAGCAACTGGCCGAGCGCCTGCTGGAACTGCGTCAGCAACTGGCCAAGGCCCGCGAAGCCGCCGCCGTGGAGCCCACCGTCAACGTTGAAGAAGACGCTGAAGGCACCGTGATCGAAACGATTGCAGCCGAAGTCGAGGAAGGCCAAAGCGTCGAAGCGCTGGAAGCCGAGCTGAACAAGACCCACAGCGAGCTGACTGCTGCTCAGGTCAAAGAACGTCTGGTCAGCTTCGAAGTCTGCCCGCGTCTGGTGGCTGAAGTGATCAGCGCCTGGACTGGCGTGCCGCTGGCGCAACTGGCCCGTGAGCACAACGCCAAGGTCGCCAGCTTCGCCACCGACCTGCGCACGCGTATCCGTGGTCAGGAACAAGCCGTACACGCACTGGATCGCTCGATGCGCGCCACCGCTGCCGGCCTGAACAAGCCGGATGCACCGGTCGGCGTGTTCCTGCTGGTTGGCCCGAGCGGCGTCGGCAAGACCGAAACCGCACTGGCACTCGCCGATCTGCTGTACGGCGGTGATCGTTTCATCACCACCATCAACATGTCCGAGTTCCAGGAGAAGCACACCGTCTCGCGCCTGATCGGTGCACCGCCAGGCTACGTCGGTTACGGCGAGGGCGGCATGCTTACCGAAGCCGTGCGCCAGAAGCCGTACTCGGTGGTGCTGCTCGATGAGGTCGAAAAGGCTGATCCGGACGTGCTCAACCTGTTCTATCAAATCTTCGACAAAGGCGTGGCCAACGACGGCGAAGGTCGCGAGATCGACTTCCGCAACACGTTGATCCTGATGACCTCGAACCTCGGTAGCGACAAGATCAGCGACCTCTGCGAAGACGGCGCGCGGCCGACGGCCGAAGTGCTCGAAGAAACCATTCGCCCGGTACTCAGCAAACACTTCAAACCAGCGCTGCTGGCCCGTATGAAAGTGGTGCCGTACTACCCGGTCGGCGGCCCGGTATTGCGCGAGCTGATCGAAATCAAACTCGGCCGTCTCGGCGAGCGCCTCAACCGTCGTCAGCTGGATTTCAGCTGGTGCCAGAACCTCGTCGATCACCTGTCCGAGCGCTGCACGCAAAGCGAAAGCGGCGCACGCCTGATTGATCATCTGCTTGATCAGCACGTACTGCCGCTGGTGGCGGATCGTCTGCTCGACGCGATGGCCACCGGCGAAAGCCTCAAGCGTGTGCATGCCACGCTCGACGGCAACGCCAGCGTGATGTGCGAGTTCGCCTGA
- a CDS encoding DUF6402 family protein, which translates to MPAPIKTALTPAENKEGQSVQVKDFQISSIPRVMDKLGWTVSARVMRKWFAGEPYELSKSVKQGDLAASTLSAEKLLTDIPFDWLFSGSKRVKPKIDEFVAALSSSSEFNNSVGRLKGSLDELSRGLVVLMTRLQRLGLLDAKAKKLKSAYLDYSDKTALELEEISQFNLIRFGATDWEKATDALDDVYGALGTFVVKVAATKLRTISNDNGFPAIEIEQIGLYVRDTYDFLNAGDDQLLGYWSEEGVIRPGPIDYVTEPKLIEKGGVEYHKVTNGKFNEYRKLHGKGGDFMIYTAVKLYDVSFIIHLGPIDFDEYLSRSGSK; encoded by the coding sequence ATGCCAGCTCCTATTAAAACTGCACTGACGCCCGCTGAAAATAAAGAAGGTCAAAGTGTTCAGGTCAAGGACTTTCAGATTTCTTCAATTCCACGGGTTATGGATAAGTTGGGGTGGACGGTATCTGCTCGTGTTATGCGGAAATGGTTTGCTGGCGAACCTTATGAATTGTCAAAGTCTGTCAAGCAGGGCGATCTTGCAGCGAGCACATTGAGTGCGGAAAAGCTCCTTACAGATATACCGTTTGATTGGCTGTTTTCAGGATCGAAACGAGTAAAGCCAAAAATTGATGAGTTCGTCGCGGCGCTTTCATCATCGTCCGAATTTAACAATAGCGTTGGTAGATTAAAGGGTTCTCTGGACGAGCTCTCCAGAGGTCTGGTCGTATTAATGACTCGCCTTCAACGACTCGGGTTGCTGGATGCTAAAGCAAAAAAATTGAAAAGTGCTTATCTGGACTATAGCGATAAAACAGCGTTGGAACTCGAAGAGATATCTCAGTTTAACTTGATTCGGTTCGGGGCCACAGACTGGGAGAAAGCTACCGATGCTCTGGACGATGTATACGGTGCGCTAGGAACTTTTGTTGTTAAGGTTGCAGCTACCAAGTTACGGACTATTTCAAATGATAATGGCTTTCCGGCAATAGAGATTGAGCAGATCGGGCTTTATGTCCGAGATACATACGATTTTCTCAATGCAGGGGATGATCAACTGCTGGGCTACTGGTCGGAGGAGGGCGTCATCAGGCCTGGACCAATTGATTACGTCACCGAACCAAAGCTGATCGAAAAAGGTGGGGTGGAATATCATAAAGTGACGAATGGAAAGTTTAATGAGTATCGCAAGTTGCACGGCAAGGGTGGCGATTTCATGATCTATACGGCCGTTAAATTATATGATGTCTCATTTATCATTCACCTTGGGCCAATCGATTTTGATGAGTATCTTTCTCGCTCAGGGTCGAAGTGA
- a CDS encoding PAAR domain-containing protein gives MSGKPAARVSDPTACPLPGHGTNPIAAGSGDVFFDGLAAARQGDASACGGAMVGGLATTVKINGKSAVTVDSEGTHGNKVTAGSSTVIIGNSHSPAPFVPPLPVEIKWPFTEHFVVTDPETGAPVANRGYTIRTDSGKEVTGVTDSEGKTSVVGSSIAEGVTLFLDSQDSIAIS, from the coding sequence ATGTCTGGCAAACCTGCAGCACGTGTATCCGACCCCACCGCTTGCCCGCTCCCCGGTCACGGCACCAACCCGATCGCCGCCGGTTCTGGCGACGTGTTCTTCGACGGCCTCGCGGCCGCCCGCCAAGGCGATGCCTCCGCGTGTGGTGGTGCGATGGTTGGTGGTTTGGCCACGACGGTGAAAATCAACGGCAAGTCTGCTGTCACCGTCGATTCTGAAGGCACGCATGGGAATAAGGTTACGGCAGGGTCATCGACGGTAATTATCGGTAACTCGCACTCGCCGGCGCCGTTTGTGCCGCCGTTGCCAGTGGAGATTAAGTGGCCGTTTACGGAGCACTTCGTTGTTACTGATCCCGAGACAGGCGCACCGGTAGCTAATCGTGGATACACCATCCGTACTGACTCAGGAAAAGAGGTTACGGGTGTAACGGACAGTGAAGGCAAAACCTCAGTGGTCGGCTCTTCCATCGCTGAAGGGGTCACTTTGTTTTTGGATTCTCAAGACTCGATAGCCATTTCCTGA
- the tssG gene encoding type VI secretion system baseplate subunit TssG, translating to MDTTYGSATPALSGLTRVIREYSLFQAVLLVIDRLREAHPHLSEDDLYDHVEFQANPSLGFPRSDVDRVEFFEEHGQMRARMRFNLIGLVGSGSPLPAFYGEQALGDSEDGNPTRNFLDLFHHRLQRLMLPIWRKYRYRASFQSGAIDPFSAQLFALIGLGGDEIRKAKELNWKRLLPYLGLLSLRAHSAALIEAVLRYYFKHEDLVIEQCIERRVEILEEQRNRLGRANSMLGEDLVLGEHVRDRSGKFRIHITQLDWQRFHEFLPIGFGYQPLCALVRFTLRDPLDYDIRLVLRQEEIRELRIGEQNACRLGWTSWLGREKADGVVTLGSKIH from the coding sequence ATGGACACCACGTATGGGTCTGCAACCCCTGCTTTAAGCGGGTTGACCCGGGTAATACGCGAATACTCGCTGTTTCAGGCCGTGCTGCTGGTGATCGACCGGCTGCGCGAGGCACACCCGCACCTGAGCGAAGACGATTTGTACGATCACGTCGAGTTCCAGGCCAACCCGAGCCTCGGATTCCCGCGCAGCGATGTCGATCGCGTGGAGTTTTTCGAAGAGCACGGGCAGATGCGCGCGCGCATGCGGTTCAACCTGATCGGGCTGGTTGGCTCCGGTTCACCGCTGCCGGCGTTCTACGGCGAACAGGCACTGGGCGACAGCGAAGACGGCAACCCGACGCGCAACTTCCTCGACCTGTTCCACCATCGCCTGCAACGGCTGATGCTGCCGATCTGGCGCAAGTACCGCTACCGCGCCAGTTTCCAGAGCGGCGCGATCGACCCGTTCTCGGCGCAGCTGTTTGCACTGATCGGTCTGGGCGGCGACGAGATCCGCAAGGCCAAGGAACTCAACTGGAAACGCCTGCTGCCGTACCTCGGCCTGCTCAGCTTGCGGGCGCACTCGGCGGCGCTGATCGAAGCCGTGCTGCGTTACTACTTCAAGCACGAAGACCTGGTCATCGAGCAGTGCATCGAGCGCCGCGTGGAAATTCTCGAAGAGCAGCGCAATCGTTTGGGGCGCGCCAATAGCATGCTCGGCGAAGACCTGGTGCTCGGCGAACACGTGCGCGACCGCAGTGGCAAATTCCGCATTCACATCACCCAACTCGACTGGCAGCGATTCCATGAATTCCTGCCGATCGGCTTCGGTTACCAGCCGCTCTGCGCGCTGGTGCGGTTCACCTTGCGTGACCCGCTCGATTACGACATTCGCCTGGTCTTGCGCCAGGAAGAAATCCGCGAACTGCGCATCGGTGAGCAGAACGCCTGTCGCCTCGGTTGGACCAGTTGGCTGGGCCGCGAGAAAGCGGACGGCGTGGTGACCCTGGGCAGCAAAATTCATTAA
- the tssC gene encoding type VI secretion system contractile sheath large subunit encodes MSTSAAQEKGAASGEYSILDSIIAETRLTPDDEAYDIAKRGVSAFIEELLKPQNNGEPVKKAMVDRMIAEIDAKLSRQMDEILHHPDFQALESSWRGLQLLVDRTNFRENIKIEILNVSKEDLLDDFEDSPEVMQSGLYKHIYTAEYGQFGGQPVGAIIANYYMSPSSPDVKLMQYVASVSCMSHAPFIAAAGPKFFGLESFTGLPDLKDLKDHFEGPQFAKWQSFRTSEDSRYVGLTVPRFLLRNPYDPEENPVKSFVYKETVANSHEHYLWGNTAYAFGTKLTDSFAKFRWCPNIIGPQSGGAVEDLPLHHFESMGEIETKIPTEVLVSDRREYELAEEGFISLTMRKGSDNAAFFSASSVQKPKFFGISAEGKAAELNYKLGTQLPYMMIVNRLAHYLKVLQREQLGSWKERTDLELELNKWIRQYVADQENPSAEVRGRRPLRAAQVIVSDVEGEPGWYRVSLNVRPHFKYMGADFTLSLVGKLDKE; translated from the coding sequence ATGAGCACTAGCGCAGCACAAGAGAAAGGCGCCGCCAGCGGCGAGTACAGCATTCTCGACAGCATCATCGCCGAAACCCGTCTGACGCCGGACGACGAAGCCTACGACATCGCCAAGCGTGGCGTGTCGGCGTTCATCGAAGAACTGCTCAAGCCGCAGAACAACGGTGAGCCGGTCAAGAAGGCCATGGTTGACCGCATGATCGCCGAGATCGATGCCAAGCTCAGCCGTCAGATGGACGAAATCCTGCACCACCCTGACTTCCAGGCTCTGGAATCGTCGTGGCGTGGGCTGCAACTGCTGGTCGACCGCACCAACTTCCGCGAAAACATCAAGATCGAAATCCTCAACGTCTCGAAAGAAGACCTGCTGGACGATTTCGAAGATTCGCCGGAAGTCATGCAGTCGGGCCTGTACAAGCACATCTACACCGCTGAATACGGCCAGTTCGGTGGTCAGCCGGTTGGCGCGATCATCGCCAACTACTACATGTCGCCAAGCTCGCCAGACGTGAAGCTGATGCAGTACGTCGCCAGCGTTTCGTGCATGTCCCACGCGCCGTTCATCGCTGCGGCCGGCCCGAAATTCTTCGGTCTGGAAAGCTTCACCGGCCTGCCGGATCTGAAAGATCTGAAAGACCACTTCGAAGGCCCGCAATTCGCCAAATGGCAGAGCTTCCGTACCTCGGAAGACTCCCGCTACGTTGGCCTGACCGTGCCGCGTTTCCTGCTGCGTAACCCGTACGATCCGGAAGAAAACCCGGTCAAATCGTTCGTGTACAAGGAAACCGTTGCCAACAGCCACGAGCACTACCTGTGGGGCAACACCGCTTACGCGTTCGGCACCAAGCTGACCGACAGCTTCGCCAAATTCCGCTGGTGCCCGAACATCATCGGCCCACAGAGCGGCGGCGCGGTTGAAGATCTGCCTCTGCACCACTTCGAAAGCATGGGCGAAATCGAAACCAAGATTCCTACCGAAGTATTGGTTTCCGACCGTCGTGAATACGAACTGGCCGAGGAAGGCTTCATCTCCCTGACCATGCGTAAAGGCTCCGACAACGCGGCGTTCTTCTCCGCCAGCTCGGTGCAGAAGCCGAAGTTCTTCGGCATCAGCGCAGAAGGCAAGGCTGCAGAGCTGAACTACAAGCTCGGCACCCAACTGCCGTACATGATGATCGTCAACCGCCTGGCTCACTACTTGAAAGTGCTGCAGCGCGAGCAACTCGGTTCGTGGAAAGAACGTACCGACCTCGAGCTGGAACTCAACAAGTGGATCCGTCAGTACGTGGCCGACCAGGAAAACCCGAGCGCCGAAGTCCGTGGCCGTCGTCCGCTGCGCGCTGCGCAAGTGATCGTCAGCGACGTTGAAGGCGAGCCGGGCTGGTACCGCGTGAGCTTGAACGTGCGTCCGCACTTCAAGTACATGGGTGCCGATTTCACCCTGTCGCTGGTTGGCAAGCTGGACAAAGAGTAA